The Solanum lycopersicum chromosome 6, SLM_r2.1 genome has a window encoding:
- the LOC101249183 gene encoding zinc finger protein ZAT3-like: MENHPFTSNSHCYHPFSNNFHEETPILPVHQSVDNFHSNPKRKRSKFVKIGGDAAAATSGISKPKITKKPPDPTAPKITRPCTECGKKFWSWKALFGHMRCHPERQWRGINPPPNIRPRHDVKSRETSPRKNPKSVFDAIVTEEDQEIASCLLQLAGGSSELPDNENENENFGVVTSEDQHCSSSSGGGGGGKDFRFECSGCKKVFGSHQALGGHRASHKNVKGCFASGLTQAVNNNLDLNFPPSVTCHHEDHHDSYSSGSPLDLRLKL, from the coding sequence ATGGAAAATCATCCTTTCACTAGTAATTCCCATTGTTATCATCCTTTTTCTAACAATTTCCACGAAGAAACACCTATATTACCTGTTCATCAATCCGTCGATAATTTTCACAGTAatccaaaaaggaaaagaagtaAATTTGTTAAAATCGGTGGTGATGCTGCTGCTGCAACTTCTGGTATAAGTAAGCCTAAAATTACCAAAAAGCCACCAGACCCAACTGCGCCCAAAATTACTCGGCCTTGTACGGAATGCGGGAAAAAGTTTTGGTCATGGAAGGCGCTTTTTGGTCATATGCGTTGTCATCCTGAACGACAATGGCGTGGTATTAACCCCCCTCCTAATATTAGGCCGCGGCACGATGTTAAATCTCGTGAGACTAGTCCTAGAAAAAACCCCAAATCGGTTTTTGATGCGATTGTGACGGAGGAGGATCAGGAGATCGCCTCGTGCCTGTTGCAATTGGCTGGTGGGTCATCAGAATTACctgataatgaaaatgaaaatgaaaattttggtgTTGTTACATCAGAAGATCAacattgttcttcttcttccgGCGGAGGAGGAGGAGGGAAGGATTTTCGATTCGAGTGTTCGGGTTGCAAGAAGGTTTTTGGATCACATCAGGCATTAGGTGGACACAGAGCGAGTCATAAAAACGTGAAGGGTTGTTTTGCTTCAGGATTAACACAAGCTGTTAATAATAATTTGGATCTAAATTTTCCTCCTTCAGTTACATGTCATCATGAAGATCACCATGATTCTTATTCCTCAGGTTCACCCTTGGATTTGAGGTTGAAGCTataa
- the LOC101257481 gene encoding transcription factor VIP1, with product MDAKFAGKPIQAQFYSGQTNLEQMQDTPTRGARHRRAQSETFFRFPSFDDDMLLDDVVSDFSLDVQAPTLMQPANSPDSSSTGPALSAGPSDYPKPLAHYRSLSVDADFFDGLDFGGVPTEKKLMGSEPRHRHSNSMDGSFDTSSFESESISVKKAMAPDRLAELSLIDPKRAKRILANRQSAARSKERKTRYTSELERKVQTLQTEATTLSAQITVLQRDTSGLNAENKELKFRLQALEQQAHLRDALNDTLREELQRLKIEAGQLPSANGNRGMH from the exons ATGGACGCTAAGTTCGCCGGAAAGCCCATTCAGGCCCAATTTTATTCCGGTCAAACTAACCTCGAACAGATGCAGGATACTCCAACCCGCGGGGCACGCCACCGCCGTGCACAATCCGAAACCTTTTTCCGTTTTCCCAGTTTTGATGATGATATGCTTTTAGACGATGTCGTTTCTGACTTCAGTCTCGATGTTCAGGCTCCGACCCTCATGCAGCCGGCTAATTCGCCTGATTCTTCGTCTACTGGACCAGCGTTGTCGGCTGGACCTTCCGATTACCCTAAGCCGCTGGCTCACTACCGTAGTCTATCTGTTGATGCTGATTTTTTCGATGGACTGGATTTTGGTGGTGTGCCGACGGAGAAGAAACTGATGGGTTCTGAGCCACGTCATAGGCATAGCAATTCTATGGATGGGTCTTTTGATACGTCGTCGTTTGAGTCTGAATCGATTTCTGTTAAGAAGGCTATGGCTCCTGATAGGCTTGCTGAGCTGTCCTTGATTGATCCCAAAAGAGCTAAAAG GATCCTAGCAAACAGACAATCTGCTGCACGTTCCAAGGAGCGAAAAACTCGTTACACTAGTGAGCTAGAGAGGAAAGTGCAGACTCTGCAGACTGAAGCCACCACTCTATCCGCTCAGATCACAGTTCTACAG AGAGACACTTCTGGACTAAATGCTGAAAACAAAGAACTGAAATTTCGGTTGCAAGCTTTGGAACAACAAGCACACCTTAGAGATG CTCTAAATGATACGTTGAGGGAAGAACTGCAGCGGCTTAAGATTGAAGCAGGCCAACTTCCATCTGCAAATGGAAACAGAGGAATGCATTAG